In Acidobacteriota bacterium, a genomic segment contains:
- a CDS encoding CRTAC1 family protein encodes MHRHRALRGLACILAALLTSSLLSTTAADKAPESAGVVLTDVTAVSGIDFTQSFGDGKFSNLIEAVGSGVAWLDFDQDGFMDLYLATARYRPGVSEGEPPKGVPRNRLYRNRGNGTFEDVTAKAGVSCETCFAMAVSVADYDNDGWPDIYVANDGPNVLFHNLGNGTFRDETSRAGVGNPGASTAGVWLDLDRDGLLDLYVANYIELDVAYKRYYAPDGFPGPLAYEPQPDALYRNLGGGRFEDVTAKMGVTKRGRAMSATAADYDGDGWDDIYVTNDATENFLWRNREGRGFEEVAAMAGVAFNGMADQTASMSVDFGDYDGDGRPDIYVSDNAYGSLFHNDGGQFTDAAAPSGLARASAQFVGWGAFFFDADNDGDLDLFKVNADLSRLFGQEPQLFENAGGIFRDVSMSAGPFFRKPLMGRAAAFADFDNDGDPDIVLNNLSAPAILLRNDGGNRGHAVTLLLRGTASNRDGIGAKVSVTSGGKTRTAERRSSGGYLSQNDPRLAFGIGSATSAARVEIAWPSGRHQTLTAVPAGKVVVVEEPPR; translated from the coding sequence TTGCATCGCCACCGCGCTCTCAGAGGCCTCGCGTGCATCCTGGCGGCGCTCCTCACATCCTCTCTCCTCTCGACCACCGCCGCGGACAAGGCCCCCGAAAGCGCCGGCGTCGTCCTCACGGACGTGACGGCCGTGTCGGGGATCGACTTCACCCAGTCCTTCGGTGACGGAAAGTTCAGCAACCTCATCGAGGCGGTCGGCTCCGGCGTGGCCTGGCTCGACTTCGACCAGGACGGCTTCATGGATCTCTACCTCGCGACGGCGCGGTACCGCCCCGGGGTCAGCGAGGGGGAACCCCCGAAGGGGGTGCCGCGGAACCGGCTCTACCGGAATCGCGGGAACGGAACGTTCGAGGACGTCACCGCGAAGGCCGGCGTCTCCTGCGAGACGTGCTTCGCGATGGCGGTCTCGGTGGCCGACTACGACAACGACGGCTGGCCCGACATCTACGTCGCGAACGACGGCCCGAACGTCCTCTTCCATAACCTCGGTAACGGGACCTTCCGCGATGAGACGAGCCGCGCGGGGGTCGGGAACCCCGGCGCCTCGACGGCCGGCGTCTGGCTCGACCTCGATCGCGACGGGCTCCTCGACCTGTACGTCGCGAACTACATCGAGCTCGACGTGGCCTACAAGCGTTACTACGCCCCCGACGGCTTCCCCGGGCCGCTCGCGTACGAGCCCCAGCCCGACGCCCTCTACCGCAACCTCGGCGGCGGCCGATTCGAGGACGTCACCGCGAAGATGGGGGTGACGAAGCGCGGCCGCGCCATGAGCGCGACGGCGGCCGACTACGACGGCGACGGATGGGACGACATCTACGTCACGAACGACGCGACCGAGAACTTCCTCTGGAGGAACCGGGAGGGACGGGGGTTCGAGGAGGTCGCCGCGATGGCGGGGGTCGCGTTCAACGGCATGGCCGACCAGACGGCGAGCATGTCGGTCGACTTCGGCGATTACGACGGCGACGGCCGCCCGGACATCTACGTCTCGGACAACGCGTACGGCTCGCTCTTCCACAACGACGGCGGGCAGTTCACCGACGCGGCGGCGCCGAGCGGCCTCGCGCGCGCGAGCGCGCAGTTCGTCGGGTGGGGGGCCTTCTTCTTCGACGCCGACAACGACGGCGACCTGGATCTCTTCAAGGTGAACGCCGACCTGTCCCGCCTCTTCGGCCAGGAGCCGCAGCTCTTCGAGAACGCGGGAGGGATCTTCCGCGACGTCTCGATGAGCGCGGGGCCTTTCTTCCGAAAGCCGCTGATGGGGCGCGCCGCCGCCTTCGCCGACTTCGACAACGACGGCGATCCGGACATCGTCCTCAACAACCTGAGCGCCCCGGCGATTCTCCTGCGCAACGACGGCGGCAACCGCGGGCACGCCGTCACGCTCCTCCTGCGCGGCACCGCGAGCAACCGCGACGGGATCGGCGCCAAGGTCTCGGTGACGTCCGGCGGGAAAACGCGGACGGCGGAGCGGCGGTCGTCGGGCGGATACCTCTCGCAGAACGATCCGAGGCTCGCGTTCGGCATCGGGTCCGCGACCTCCGCCGCCAGGGTCGAGATCGCCTGGCCCTCGGGAAGGCACCAGACGCTGACCGCCGTCCCCGCCGGCAAGGTCGTGGTCGTCGAGGAGCCTCCGAGGTGA